The DNA sequence TGATCAATGCCGGTCGGACATTGTTCGGCACCAAGCCGCCCAAGGGCCAGGAGTTCGACGACCACTACTTCGGTGCCATCCCCGAGCGGGTCCTCGGATTCATGATGGACACCGAACGTGAACTGTTCAAACTCGGGATCCCTGCCAAGACCCGGCACAACGAGGTGGCGCCAGGGCAGTTCGAGATCGCGCCGATGTTCGAACGGGGCAACATCGCGGCCGACCATCAGCAGCTCCTCATGACAACCTTCAAGACCGTTGCCAAGAAGCACGGCATGGAGTGCCTGTTCCACGAGAAGCCGTTCGAAGGCGTGAACGGTTCGGGCAAGCATGTGAACTTCTCGCTCGGCAACGACAAGTTCGGCAGCCTCCTGGTTCCAGGGGACACTCCTCATGAGAACGCGCAATTCCTGGTCTTCTGTGCGGCTGTCATCCGCGCCGTACACCTGCACGCAGGGCTGCTTCGGGTCTCGGTCGCCTCGGCCACCAACGACCATCGTCTCGGCGCCAACGAGGCGCCGCCGCCATCGTCTCGATCTTCCTCGGTGAGCAGCTGGCCGATGTGTTCGAGCAGATCGCCAAGGGCGAGGCCACCTCGTCAAAGGGCAAGGGCACCATGATCATCGGCGTGGACACCCTCCCGGTGCTGCCGACCGATCCGGGCGATCGGAACCGCACCAGCTCCTTCGCCTTCACCGGGAATCGCTTCGAGTTCAGGGCGCCGGGCTCGATGCAGACGATCAGCGAACCCATGGTCGTCCTGAACACCATCATGGCCGACTCGCTGGACCACTGCGCGACCGTTCTCGAGGAAGCGGTCAAGGAAGGTGTCCAGTTCGACACCGCCGTCCAAAAGCTGCTCACCGACATCATCACCGAACACGGCGCCGTGGTGTTCAACGGCGACGGCTATTCCGACACGTGGCCGATCGAAGCTGAGTCCCGCGGTCTGCCGAATCTGAAAACCACCGTCGACGCATTGCCAGAACTGATCTCTGCCAAGTCGATCGAACTCTTCTCCAAGTACGGCGTGTTCAACGAGCGCGAGATGCACAGCCGTTACGAGATCGGCTTGGAGCATTACACCCTGACGATCGGGGTCGAGGCCAAGCTCACCCTCGAGATCGGCTCGACCCTGGTGCTACCGGCGGCGGTCAGGTACCAGACAGAATTGGCGACCAACGTCGGAGCGTTGAAAGCGGCAGGCGTCGAAGCCGATCTCACACTCCTCAACGCACTGTCCGAACCGCTTGCAGCACTGACGAGCGGTTTGACGCAACTCAAGGAGGCTCTGGCGACACACGTCGAGGGAAGCTACGAAGAAGCGGTGCACGCCAAGGACACACTGCTACCCGCCATGGACGCGGTGCGCGAAGCCGCCGACCAGATCGAGGCGCAGATCGCAGATGATCTCTGGCCGCTGCCGACCTACCAGGAGATGCTCTACATCCTGTAGATCAACCAGTTCCAGCAAGTTGTGACTCGAACAGAATCGTCGCCCCCATTCGGGGCGACAATTCTGTCTTCAAAACCGCTCAGCTCCAGCGGTTTTCGGTGACGAACTCCGAGATCGGCCGACCGTGTGCCCAATCATCGATCTCCAGGGCCGGCCTGTCGGGGAAATCGGGAACTGGTCCGAGACAGAGCACTGCGACCGGCTCGGCGCCGGGCGGCAGGGCGAGAAGATCGCCGAGGACCTCAGGATCGAACAGCGACACCCACCCCATCCCGAGACCTTCCGCCCGGGCGGCCAACCACATGTTCTGGATGGCACAGGACACCGAGGCGAGGTCCATTCTCGGCATCGTTCGACGCCCGAAAATGTGCCGGTCGCGGTCGTCGCCGAGTGCCACGACCAGCAGTTCGGCACAATCGAGAACACCTTCGACCTTCAGCTGAAGGAACTCGTCCGACCGCTCCCCCAACGCCTCCGCAGTCCGACACCGTTCTTCGTCGACGATGTCGCGGATCTTCCGGCGCAGCATGTTGTCGGTGATGCGCAGGAATCGCCAGGGCTGCATCAGCCCCACACTCGGGGCCGCATGGGCAGCCTGCAGGAGCCGCGTCAGGACTTCCTCGGGCACCACCGAATCGGGAACGAACCGCCGCATGTCTCGTCGTTCGCCGATGGCCCGGTACACGGATGCTCGTTCGGAGTCGGCGAAAGCGTGCGGATTCACAGCGCGAATGCCTCCTCGAGTTCGGGCACCAGCGCACGAACGGCCGGGCCGGCGGACTCGGGCCAGACGACAGCCAGCAGTGCGGGATCAGGTAGACCGGCAAGGGGAACAACGGTGAGTCGATCACGATGATCGTCCGCCATCGACATGCTCAGTATGCCGATTCCGAGTCCCCTGGCTGCCAGTTCCACGATGGCGTCCGGTGCACTTGCCTCCAGCGCGATCACCGGTTCCACACCGTGAGCAAGACATGCTCGGTCGAATGCTGTTCTCAGACCGGTCCCCGCAGGCATGGCGATGATGCGTTGGTCGGCGATGTCGTTCACACTCAAGCTTTTCCGCCTGTCCAACGAGTGGCCCACAGGCACCATCGCACACAGACCTTCACTCATGATCGTCATCGAGTTGAGCCCGGACGGAAGACTACCGGCCGCACCGATCAGAGCGAGATCGATTGTTCCACTGCGTACTTCACCGACCATCAGGTCCGATGAGCTCTCGCGCAACATCACCTCCACCCCGGGATGCGATCGATGGAACTTCTCCAAGGCGGCAAACAACGGCGTGATGGTGCAACCGGTCACCATGCCGATGGTGAGGTGGCCGCGCAGCAAACCCGCCACCTCGTCGACAGCCTGTTCCACTCCCGCAGCCGCAGCCAGCGCATGCCGAGCCGGTTCGAGTGCCGCACGCCCAGCCGGCGTCAGCCGCACCACCCGACTGGAGCGGTCGAACAATTCGCAGTTCAGCTCCTTCTCGAGCTGCCGGATCTGTGCGCTCACCCCGGATTGACTGATGTGAACCCGTTCTGCCGCACGCGTGAAGTTCGATTCGTCAGCCACCGCGACGAAGTACTCGAGTTGACGTAGCTCCATATCCAGTAATTCTAGTTCGCAGAAGAACAATCTGTTGGACTTCTTGAACGGCGGACGTGAGGCTTAAATCAGTCACATACCGACCAACGAGGAGACATTGTGCCGAATCGAGAACGGGCGCTGCGCCCTGAGGACCTGACCCGGCTGTTCGTCGAACGCTGCAACGCAGGCGACGCGGAGGGGGTGGCATTGCTCTACGAAGACGACGCTGTCATGGCCTATCCCCCGGGCGAGCAGACCGTTGGTCGCGCGGCCATCCAGGCGTTGTGGGAGAAGGTGCTGACCTCGCGGCCACAGTTCGAACCCGAGGCGCCGCTGCCGACTCTCATCAGCGGAGACATCGCCTTGACGTCAACACCACCCCGAGACGGGTCAGGCGCACGAG is a window from the Williamsia sp. DF01-3 genome containing:
- a CDS encoding LysR family transcriptional regulator, whose product is MELRQLEYFVAVADESNFTRAAERVHISQSGVSAQIRQLEKELNCELFDRSSRVVRLTPAGRAALEPARHALAAAAGVEQAVDEVAGLLRGHLTIGMVTGCTITPLFAALEKFHRSHPGVEVMLRESSSDLMVGEVRSGTIDLALIGAAGSLPSGLNSMTIMSEGLCAMVPVGHSLDRRKSLSVNDIADQRIIAMPAGTGLRTAFDRACLAHGVEPVIALEASAPDAIVELAARGLGIGILSMSMADDHRDRLTVVPLAGLPDPALLAVVWPESAGPAVRALVPELEEAFAL
- the bluB gene encoding 5,6-dimethylbenzimidazole synthase produces the protein MNPHAFADSERASVYRAIGERRDMRRFVPDSVVPEEVLTRLLQAAHAAPSVGLMQPWRFLRITDNMLRRKIRDIVDEERCRTAEALGERSDEFLQLKVEGVLDCAELLVVALGDDRDRHIFGRRTMPRMDLASVSCAIQNMWLAARAEGLGMGWVSLFDPEVLGDLLALPPGAEPVAVLCLGPVPDFPDRPALEIDDWAHGRPISEFVTENRWS
- a CDS encoding nuclear transport factor 2 family protein, producing MPNRERALRPEDLTRLFVERCNAGDAEGVALLYEDDAVMAYPPGEQTVGRAAIQALWEKVLTSRPQFEPEAPLPTLISGDIALTSTPPRDGSGARAQVVRRQPDGSWLRLLDQPEFVPPSAD